In one Nocardioides sp. NBC_00368 genomic region, the following are encoded:
- a CDS encoding ABC transporter permease, producing the protein MRTALARIVTGLAASTVEAWQELRIHKLRVLLSLVGVAVAVASITATVAAGQIAKQMFTESYETDGRPAHISIMAYDDRNGMPLSVERVRPAFQTVAERFDVTYASARISAYDIKATTASRSKRIELMGVDPAYAAIHRVVVPQGRWLEESDTERLSPALVVDETFLKKLGLQGTPLPTAVELNGQGLSVTATIVGVTSLRGYGTPRAFMLADSLEHWQTGTPSDASYEMWVPVEGADQLASEINLAMRAELPGLQVDAQRDDYMAWGGEDPIGPIKWVIIGIAGIILLLGALSLLNIALVTIQQRIREIGIRRSFGATTGRVFFSVMMESVVATVVAGVIGVLLAVAAVKNPLVEKYVLQGIDDVPPFPLSAAFLGLAVALAVGAIAGILPAMIAARVKIIDAIRF; encoded by the coding sequence GTGAGGACGGCCCTGGCGCGGATCGTCACCGGCTTGGCCGCCTCGACCGTCGAGGCGTGGCAGGAGCTGCGCATCCACAAGCTCCGGGTGCTGTTGTCGCTGGTCGGCGTGGCGGTGGCGGTCGCCTCGATCACCGCGACGGTGGCGGCCGGCCAGATCGCGAAGCAGATGTTCACCGAGTCCTACGAGACCGACGGGCGACCGGCGCACATCTCGATCATGGCCTACGACGACCGCAACGGCATGCCGCTCTCCGTCGAGCGGGTCCGGCCAGCGTTCCAGACGGTCGCGGAGCGGTTCGACGTCACGTACGCCTCCGCGCGGATCTCCGCCTACGACATCAAGGCGACCACCGCGAGCCGGAGCAAGCGAATCGAGCTGATGGGAGTCGATCCTGCGTACGCGGCGATCCACCGGGTCGTGGTCCCGCAGGGCCGCTGGCTGGAGGAGTCGGACACGGAGCGCCTCTCCCCGGCGCTCGTGGTCGACGAGACGTTCCTGAAGAAGCTCGGTCTGCAGGGCACGCCGCTGCCGACCGCGGTCGAGCTGAACGGCCAGGGTCTGTCGGTGACCGCCACGATCGTCGGGGTGACCAGCCTGCGCGGCTACGGCACGCCGCGGGCGTTCATGCTGGCCGACTCGCTCGAGCACTGGCAGACCGGAACCCCGTCGGACGCCAGCTACGAGATGTGGGTGCCGGTCGAGGGCGCCGACCAGCTCGCGTCCGAGATCAACCTGGCGATGCGCGCCGAGCTCCCGGGTCTCCAGGTCGACGCCCAGCGCGACGACTACATGGCGTGGGGCGGTGAGGACCCGATCGGGCCGATCAAGTGGGTGATCATCGGGATCGCCGGCATCATCCTGCTGCTCGGCGCCCTGAGCCTGCTCAACATCGCGCTGGTCACCATCCAGCAGCGGATCCGGGAGATCGGGATCCGGCGCAGCTTCGGTGCGACCACCGGGAGGGTGTTCTTCTCGGTGATGATGGAGAGCGTCGTGGCCACCGTCGTCGCAGGCGTGATCGGCGTGCTCCTGGCCGTGGCCGCCGTCAAGAACCCGCTGGTGGAGAAGTACGTCCTCCAGGGCATCGACGACGTCCCGCCCTTCCCGCTCTCGGCGGCCTTCCTCGGTCTCGCCGTCGCGCTCGCGGTCGGCGCGATCGCGGGCATCCTCCCGGCGATGATCGCCGCCCGGGTCAAGATCATCGACGCGATCCGGTTCTAA
- a CDS encoding ABC transporter ATP-binding protein, producing the protein MSAEELLRLTGVARTVELPDGEDLHILTGVDLHVRRGDHVGIVGRSGTGKSTLLNLLGLLDRPTGGTLEWAGRNVTDISSRQAARIRGRDVGFVFQQFNLLPGRTALENVMAPLLYASGREFWQRRRIAATMLDKVGLGDRLDAMPQFLSGGEQQRIAIARALVRTPSVVLADEPTGALDVETGAMVMRLLDQATYDSGAALITITHDQNVAALARRRFRLAEGRLHPLTEEAVA; encoded by the coding sequence GTGAGCGCTGAGGAGCTCCTGAGGCTCACCGGCGTGGCCCGTACGGTCGAGCTCCCCGACGGCGAGGACCTGCACATCCTGACCGGCGTCGACCTGCACGTACGCCGCGGGGACCACGTCGGCATCGTCGGCCGATCCGGAACCGGCAAGTCGACGCTGCTGAACCTGCTCGGCCTGCTGGACCGGCCCACCGGCGGCACCCTGGAGTGGGCCGGTCGCAACGTCACCGACATCAGCAGCCGGCAGGCCGCCCGGATCCGCGGGCGGGACGTCGGGTTCGTCTTCCAGCAGTTCAACCTGCTGCCGGGGCGTACGGCGCTGGAGAACGTGATGGCACCGCTGCTGTACGCCTCGGGCAGGGAGTTCTGGCAGCGCCGCCGGATCGCGGCGACGATGCTGGACAAGGTCGGGCTCGGTGACCGGCTCGACGCGATGCCGCAGTTCCTCTCCGGCGGTGAGCAGCAGCGCATCGCCATCGCCCGCGCCCTGGTACGCACCCCGTCGGTGGTGCTCGCCGACGAGCCGACCGGAGCCCTCGACGTCGAGACCGGCGCGATGGTGATGAGGCTGCTCGACCAGGCGACCTACGACTCCGGCGCGGCACTGATCACGATCACCCACGACCAGAACGTCGCGGCGCTGGCCCGGCGGCGGTTTCGGCTCGCCGAGGGTCGGCTGCACCCGCTGACCGAGGAGGCGGTCGCGTGA
- a CDS encoding inositol-3-phosphate synthase, with protein sequence MGSVRVAIAGVGNCASSLVQGVEYYRDADPAGSVPGLMHVTFGDYHVSDVEFVAAFDVDDKKVGKDLSEAINASENNTIKIADVPFTGVEVQRGPTLDGLGKYYKQTISESGLDPVDVVSILREKEVDVLVSYLPVGSEEADKFYAQCAIDAGVAFVNALPVFIASDPEWAAKFEAAGVPIVGDDIKSQVGATITHRVMAKLFEDRGVALDRTYQLNVGGNMDFKNMLERERLESKKVSKTQAVTSNLKGELADKIDDRNVHIGPSDYVQWLDDRKWAYVRLEGRAFGDVPLNLEYKLEVWDSPNSAGIIIDAVRAAKIAKDRGIGGPIIPASAYLMKSPPVQIEDTEGRAQLEAFIRGE encoded by the coding sequence ATGGGTTCGGTTCGTGTAGCAATCGCGGGAGTCGGCAACTGCGCCAGCTCCCTGGTCCAGGGTGTGGAGTACTACAGGGACGCCGACCCGGCGGGCAGTGTCCCGGGCCTGATGCACGTCACGTTCGGCGACTACCACGTCTCTGACGTCGAGTTCGTCGCTGCCTTCGACGTCGACGACAAGAAGGTCGGCAAGGACCTCTCCGAGGCGATCAACGCCTCCGAGAACAACACCATCAAGATCGCCGACGTCCCGTTCACGGGCGTCGAGGTGCAGCGTGGTCCCACGCTCGACGGCCTGGGCAAGTACTACAAGCAGACCATCTCCGAGTCGGGCCTCGACCCCGTGGACGTCGTCTCGATCCTTCGCGAGAAGGAGGTCGACGTCCTCGTCTCCTACCTTCCCGTGGGCTCGGAGGAGGCCGACAAGTTCTACGCGCAGTGCGCGATCGACGCGGGCGTCGCCTTCGTCAACGCCCTGCCGGTCTTCATCGCCTCCGACCCGGAGTGGGCCGCGAAGTTCGAGGCCGCCGGCGTCCCGATCGTCGGTGACGACATCAAGTCGCAGGTCGGTGCCACCATCACCCACCGCGTCATGGCCAAGCTGTTCGAGGACCGCGGCGTCGCGCTGGACCGTACGTACCAGCTCAACGTCGGCGGCAACATGGACTTCAAGAACATGCTCGAGCGCGAGCGCCTGGAGTCCAAGAAGGTGTCCAAGACGCAGGCGGTCACCTCCAACCTCAAGGGCGAGCTGGCCGACAAGATCGACGACCGCAACGTGCACATCGGTCCCTCGGACTACGTGCAGTGGCTCGACGACCGCAAGTGGGCGTACGTTCGGCTCGAGGGTCGCGCGTTCGGTGACGTCCCGCTCAACCTGGAGTACAAGCTCGAGGTGTGGGACTCGCCCAACTCCGCCGGCATCATCATCGACGCCGTCCGTGCCGCGAAGATCGCCAAGGACCGCGGCATCGGCGGCCCGATCATCCCGGCCTCGGCCTACCTGATGAAGAGCCCGCCGGTGCAGATCGAGGACACCGAGGGTCGCGCCCAGCTGGAGGCGTTCATCCGCGGCGAGTGA
- a CDS encoding helix-turn-helix domain-containing protein, with protein sequence MRPDNDTTSDRPTPIGNGAAANGRGLILFGAVSVALISTAAAYVAMVGFGRDVLAMGTINAYAFAGVFELSLVTVALMAREAAQQDRPAQTLLTLTWLLSAASGFFAGWHEIHLGHAATAAAFRFIVPLLAALMWHLALVGDRHLAMERSWSDLRMGARMHALLATRVEWRRARDTAVRKRTASSRRKLERAQKRYWRAEAVALRSVAPGAMREQITQWVDAFAAVAEGTRQADRLPITLPDVHEALSVPVAEQVPHVAPARGSDRAIEAPTDIPFDRTADTVSDVPREVTPSREPRTREMASALATPDARQRVSSRVPDAARTAAEAAPGAGMVPQFSNGRTATKPADADGALLDRIPFPENIPDPEPAIDYPDIFPDEIAELLANLPDDKAEASRLLVDAGARIPDVAAQLGVSTSSVYRWTRAKA encoded by the coding sequence ATGCGTCCCGACAACGACACGACCTCGGACCGGCCGACCCCGATTGGCAACGGCGCGGCAGCGAACGGCCGTGGCCTGATCCTCTTCGGCGCCGTCTCGGTCGCGCTGATCTCGACGGCGGCTGCGTACGTCGCGATGGTCGGCTTCGGACGCGACGTGCTCGCCATGGGCACGATCAACGCCTACGCCTTCGCCGGGGTCTTCGAGCTCTCCCTGGTCACCGTCGCGCTGATGGCGCGAGAGGCGGCCCAGCAGGACCGGCCGGCGCAGACGCTGCTCACCCTGACGTGGCTCCTGTCGGCCGCGTCCGGGTTCTTCGCCGGCTGGCACGAGATCCACCTCGGCCACGCCGCCACCGCCGCGGCGTTCCGGTTCATCGTGCCGCTGCTGGCCGCGCTGATGTGGCACCTGGCGCTCGTCGGCGACCGCCACCTGGCCATGGAGCGCTCCTGGTCCGACCTGCGGATGGGCGCCCGGATGCACGCCCTCCTGGCCACCCGGGTCGAGTGGCGGCGGGCTCGCGACACGGCGGTGCGGAAGCGTACGGCCTCCTCGCGCCGGAAGCTCGAGCGCGCGCAGAAGCGCTACTGGCGCGCCGAGGCGGTGGCGCTGCGGTCCGTCGCGCCGGGCGCGATGCGCGAGCAGATCACTCAGTGGGTCGACGCGTTCGCCGCGGTCGCCGAGGGCACCCGCCAGGCCGACCGGCTGCCGATCACCCTGCCCGACGTCCATGAGGCGCTCAGCGTGCCGGTCGCGGAGCAGGTCCCCCACGTCGCGCCCGCTCGCGGCTCCGACCGGGCCATCGAGGCGCCGACCGACATCCCCTTCGACCGGACCGCCGACACCGTCTCAGACGTTCCCCGCGAGGTGACGCCGTCACGGGAGCCCCGGACGCGCGAGATGGCCTCGGCGCTCGCCACTCCCGACGCCCGCCAGCGGGTGTCGAGCCGGGTGCCCGACGCCGCGCGCACCGCCGCCGAGGCTGCTCCCGGAGCCGGGATGGTCCCGCAGTTCAGCAACGGTCGCACGGCCACCAAGCCCGCCGACGCCGACGGCGCCCTCCTGGACCGGATCCCGTTCCCGGAGAACATCCCCGACCCCGAACCGGCCATCGACTATCCCGACATCTTCCCCGACGAGATCGCCGAGCTGCTGGCGAATCTCCCCGACGACAAGGCCGAAGCCTCCCGGCTCCTCGTCGACGCCGGCGCCCGCATCCCCGACGTG